One Bacteroidota bacterium genomic window, CCAGCGGATGCCATTGTTCATACATACGATGACCAGGACGTTCACTGTGCATGGTCAATCCATGTAGTTGCCTCGAAAGACCAACGGCAAAATCACAGATATCGATCATTTCCTGTACTTCACCATATCCTTCCTGTAAACTTTTTCCCATTTCATAGGAAACAAGTTTGCCTAATGATTCTTTATGTGTTCTTAATGCTTCACCAACCTGTCTTACTATTTCACCACGTTTAGGTGCAGGCCATTGTCTCCATTCTTTAAATGCTTCTTCGGCTTTTTTAATTACTGCTTCGTAGGCAGTTTTATCAGCAGCTGCAACTTTGCCAATCGTTTTTCCATCAACAGGTGAAGAGGAACTTATGATTTCTCCTTCTGATTTTAACCAAACAGTACCTGTGCTGACGCCAGCATTCATTTCTTTTACACCGAGAGCTTTTAAAAATTCCATTGAAATTTTTTTATGGATGCAAATTTACCTGAAATCATACAGATGGCAATTTTACTGAGATGTTGTGAGGTATCAATATTGTTCTAATTCGCTGGGAAAAGATTTTGATTTAACATCACTGATATATTTCTTTACTGCTTCGGAAGCTTGATCAGCAATATTTAAATATTGTCTTAAAAAACGTGGTTTAAATTCTGTGTTGATGCCAAGCATATCATGCATCACCAATACCTGTCCATCACAATGCATTCCGGCGCCGATACCAATTGTAGGAATCGATAAACTTTCTGAAACTTCTTTTGCTAATTGCGCAGGAATTTTTTCCAATACAATTCCAAAGCAACCAGCTTCTTCTAAAATTTTTGCATCTCGTTTAAGTTTTTCGGCTTCATCTTCATCCTTTGCTCTTACAGCATAGGTGCCAAATTTATAAATTGACTGTGGCGTCAATCCCAAATGCCCCATTACCGGTATACCGGCAGCACCTACTCTTTTTATTGAATCAACTATTTCTTCTCCGCCTTCCATTTTAACCGAATGTCCACCCGTCTCTTTCATAATGCGGATAGCAGATGCCAATGCGATATCGGGATTGGACTGATAAGAACCAAAGGGCATATCAACCACAACCAGGCAACGGTTTATTCCGCGAATAACAGAAGAGGCGTGGTAGATCATATGTTCCAATGTTATTGGAAGCGTTGTTTCGTGGCCTGCCATAACGTTGGAGGCAGAATCGCCAACAAGAATAATGTCAATACCAGCAGCATCTATTATTTTGGCAAAAGAAAAATCATATGCCGTGAGCATCGAGATCTTTTCTCCGGCCGCTTTCATCTTTTGCAGCGTATTGGTAGTAACACGTTTTACTTCTTTGTTGACTGACATAAAATCATTTTGAATTTCAATACTTAAATCTCTATTTCCTTTAATCGTACCTCTTCATACAAAGTGTGAACTAATCCATCGGCCAAACCAATTTTAGGAACAAAAATATCCTGCGCATCAGCCCAGCGCATTACATTGATATAAATCAGTAATGCAGGTACGATCACATCCGCACGGTCTTCACGCAATTTGTAAAGGCTGATACGTTGTGCAAGGCTCATATTGCTAAACTCTTTAAAATAATCTCTTAATAGATCCAATTGTAGTGGCTTGCCTTCTTTTCTTTTTGAAATAGAAAATATTTTATTAATATTTCCGCCGGAGCCAATAGCCGTTACATGATGATGACCTTTTATCTGGGATTTAATATACTCTTTCATTTCATCCCAATGCCCTTCAGTTACCTGGTTCTTCAACAAACGGATCGTACCGATATTAAATGATTTTTTAAATACCAGTTTACCATCACTGAAAAATGTAAGCTCAGTACTACCACCACCCACATCAGTATACAAATAGGATTCTTCACGGGTCATATTTTCTGCTACGTGATTTTCATAGATCAACGAAGCTTCCATATCGCCGCTGATGATCTGTATCTCTATCCCGGTCTCTGCTTTTACTTTTTTAATGATGTCTTTTGAATTTATAGCATCACGCATAGCTGAAGTAGCACATGCTTTCAGATGTTTTACTTCATAGACATCGAGTAATAATTTGTAAGCTTTAATTGTCTTGATGATTTTTTCAACTTTACCGGGAGATATCTCAGCTTTATCAAAAACATCAAAACCCAAACGAAGGGGAACACGGATGAGT contains:
- a CDS encoding exopolyphosphatase, giving the protein MRLAAIDIGSNAARLLITDVLPGPQNIPDFIKVALIRVPLRLGFDVFDKAEISPGKVEKIIKTIKAYKLLLDVYEVKHLKACATSAMRDAINSKDIIKKVKAETGIEIQIISGDMEASLIYENHVAENMTREESYLYTDVGGGSTELTFFSDGKLVFKKSFNIGTIRLLKNQVTEGHWDEMKEYIKSQIKGHHHVTAIGSGGNINKIFSISKRKEGKPLQLDLLRDYFKEFSNMSLAQRISLYKLREDRADVIVPALLIYINVMRWADAQDIFVPKIGLADGLVHTLYEEVRLKEIEI
- the panB gene encoding 3-methyl-2-oxobutanoate hydroxymethyltransferase, whose amino-acid sequence is MSVNKEVKRVTTNTLQKMKAAGEKISMLTAYDFSFAKIIDAAGIDIILVGDSASNVMAGHETTLPITLEHMIYHASSVIRGINRCLVVVDMPFGSYQSNPDIALASAIRIMKETGGHSVKMEGGEEIVDSIKRVGAAGIPVMGHLGLTPQSIYKFGTYAVRAKDEDEAEKLKRDAKILEEAGCFGIVLEKIPAQLAKEVSESLSIPTIGIGAGMHCDGQVLVMHDMLGINTEFKPRFLRQYLNIADQASEAVKKYISDVKSKSFPSELEQY